CACGGGCGTGGGTTCGTTCCTCGATCCGCACCACATGGAAGTGGCGGGCGAGAACGGCAAGAAGATCGTCAAGTTCAAGCAGGCGATCATCGCCGCGGGTTCGCAGGCTGTGAAGCTGCCGTTCATGCCGGAAGATCCGCGCGTGATCGACTCGACGGGCGCGCTCGAACTGCGTCAACTGCCGCAGAAGATGCTCGTGATCGGCGGCGGCATCATCGGTCTGGAAATGGCCACGGTCTACTCCACGCTCGGCGCGCAGATCGACGTGGTCGAAATGCTCGACGGCCTGATGGCCGGCGCGGACCGCGATCTCGTGAAGGTCTGGGAGAAGTTCAACGCGAAGCGCTTCGCGAACGTCATGCTCAAGACCAAGACGACGAAGGCGGAAGCGAAGGACGACGGCATCTACGTCACGTTCGAAGGCGAGAAGGCCCCGGCCGAACCGCAGCGCTACGACCTCGTGCTGGTCGCCGTGGGCCGCTCGCCCAACGGCAAGAAGATCGGTGCCGATAAAGCGGGCGTGGCGGTCACGGATCGCGGCTTCATCGAAGTCGACAAGCAACTGCGTACCAACGTGCCGCACATCTTCGCGATCGGTGATGTGGTCGGTCAGCCGATGCTCGCGCACAAGGCCGTGCACGAAGGCCACGTGGCGGCGGAAGCGGCGCATGGCGAGAAGGCCTACTTCGACGCGCTGCAGATTCCCTCGGTGGCCTACACCGATCCGGAAGTGGCCTGGGCCGGCAAGACCGAAGAGCAGTGCAAGGCCGAAGGCATCAAGTACGGCAAGGCCGTGTTCCCGTGGGCCGCTTCGGGCCGCGCGATCGCGAACGGCCGCGACGAAGGCTTCACCAAGCTGATCTTCGACGAAGAGACGCATCGCGTGATCGGCGGCGGCATTGTGGGTCTGAACGCCGGCGATCTGATCAGCGAAGTGTGCCTCGCGGTCGAGATGGGCGCGGACGCGACCGACATCGGCAAGACGATTCACCCGCACCCGACGCTGGGCGAATCGGTGGGGATGGCCGCCGAGCTGTACGAAGGCGTCTGCACGGACCTGCCGCCGCAAAAGAAGAAGTAATCAACCTTGCCGCGTGCTGAAAGGCGCGCGCATGAAAAACGGCGCGCTCCGCGAGGAGTGCGCCGTTTGTGTTTGGGCGATGCAGAATGCGCCGCGTGCCCGCGCTCAAAAAAATTCCCGGTCACCGGTGACCGGGCAAGCGGCGTGCCGAACCGTGACTTCGAACGGCCCGCCGGAGCGTCAGATCCGGCGCGGAACGCGTGGTGATTTCAACGCGCTCCGTTTGCAACTTGATGCGGCCAGGGAACAGCTTAGACCGGCTTCTTCGCAGCAGCGGCCGAAGCGGCGGCCGAGCGCGACGCTTGCGCGGCGGCCTTGCTGGCGGCGGCCGTGGCGGCGTTGAAGTTGCTTTCGGCCATTTCCACGGCTTGCTTGGTGGCCTTGTGAACCGTTTCGTACGTCGTGTTCGCGGCGTTGATCGCCGACTTGATCACGGCAACCGCGGTTTCCGAACCGGCCGGCGCGTTCTTCGCGACGTTGTCGACGAGCGACTGCACCTTGCGGTTCTGCTCTTCGTAATGCGCTTCGGCAACCTTGGCGAACTCGGCTTGCGTGGCCGAGGTGATTTCGTACACGTGACGGCCGTACGACAGCAGCTTTTCCGTCAGCGGTTGGGCGTAGCTCGATTGCAGCGCCAGCAATTCCTGCGCGTCCTTCACCGACAGCGCGCGCTGGGCGTGTTCCTGCGATTCCGCCAGATTCGAGCGGACGGCCTGAAGATTCAACTCGACGAGTTTTTCCACACCTTCGAACGCCTTGCTCGTGAGACCGAACAGCGTTTCGAGGTTGGCTTTCTGGGCGGCGGCGAATTGCTCAGGGGTCAGCAGACTCATGTTTACGCTCCTGGATGGTTGGCGGCCTTCGTGGGTCGCCTGGAGTAGGTGGCAAGGCGCGGGTGCTCTGTGCGTGCTTTGTGCGTCGCAACATTGACCTCGATTTTAGGATGCCAGGCGAGAAAGTCAAGGAATTTTGATGCGTTGCACAATGTCGATAATTTATTATTAAACAAACACTTATGCTTCGCGCATCTCATAACCGCGACAATCGCGCCAGAGGCTTGGCGGATGGGGCCGACAGCCTGTCGGATCCCAGCCGACTGTACCCCGCTCAAGCACGCCAGCGCGGCTTCTGGCAAGATGCGCGCTGGATCGAACGAAGATGTGTGCAGGATTTCCCTGAGCGCGTCTACCAGATTCCTACATGGAACGTTAAGGATCCAAAGCTGTCGAACGCGCGTCGCGCGGCACGGCGGCACTGGCGATCGGACAATCGCACCGGTATTTCCCCTCACTTCAAGTTCTGTACGACGAAAGCCGTAAACAAGCAAAGGCGCTACGCGCATTGCATGAGTTGGCGGTTAGCGGCGTCGCAGTAGGGGACTCGACTTTTCGATTGTCTGTCTCCATCAAATGCGGGAAGTACATTGGCTTGCTCAATCGAAGGTCAGACTTCGGTTTAATGAGCGCCGATAAGTGCTTCAATTTGCGAAATTTTCGTGGTTTTACTACACTTGGCGAACGATCCCGCCGCTCCATCAAGAACACCAATGAAATTCGACAAGCTCCTGTCGTTCAAACTGATGCCGACGTCGGTCGTCAGCACCGCGCTGTCGGTCGCTGTGTCCGTGGCAATCAGTGCGACATTTGTGGTGCCCGAAGGCGCATTTGCTGCGTCGCAAACCGCTACGGCCAAGACGGCCAAAGCGAAGAAGGCCACCAAAAAAGTTGCGAAGGCTAGCGCTTCCGAGGCCAAGGCCGCCCGAAAAGGCGCTGCCCGCACCGTCGCCGCCAAAGACGACGATGCACGCCCGGTCGCGAAGAAGCATCGCGTTTCCTACACCATGAACGGCCGCCATCACACGGCGGTGCGCCGCGTGGCGTTCGAGCCGCGTCAGCCGACCGTCGGTCAGGCTTTCGGCCTGCATGAAACGCCGGACACGTTGATGCTGCGTTCTGGCGTGGCCTACGTGGTCGACCAGAATTCGCTCGAGCCGCTGTTCGACAAGAACTCGCGCGCCGTGGTGCCGATCGCCTCGATCTCGAAGCTCATGACCGCCATGGTCGTGCTCGATTCGAAGGAACCGCTCACGGAGCAGATCGAAGTCACGGACGAAGACCGCGACTACGAGAAGAACACGGGCTCGCGCCTTTCGGTGGGTTCGGTGCTGTCGCGTGAAGACATGCTGCACATCGCGCTGATGGCTTCGGAAAACCGCGCGGCGGCGGCGCTCTCGCGTTACTACCCGGGCGGCCGTCCGGCGTTCATCGCGGCGATGAACGCGAAGGCGAAGCAGCTCGGCATGACCGACACGCATTTCGAGAATTCCACGGGTCTCACGAGCCACAACGTTTCGAGCGCGCGTGACCTCGTGAAGATGGTGAACGCGGCGTATCAATATCCGATGATCCGCCAGTTCTCGACCGATCACAGCTACGACGTGTACACGGGCAAGCGCAATCTCGCCTACAACAGCACGAACGCGCTGATCCGCAATCCGTCGTGGGACATCGGCCTGCAGAAGACGGGCTTCATCAACGAAGCCGGTGAATGCCTCGTCATGCAGACCACGATCCACAACCGCCCGGTGATCATGGTGCTGCTCGATTCGAGCGGCAAGTACTCGCGTTTCGCCGACGCAACGCGTGTGCGCACGTGGCTCGACAACGGCGGCGCGGACCAGCAGCCGCGTATCACGAGCGCAGACGCGGGCGGCGCGGGCACCTGAGCCGCGCGCCTCACGCTTTCGTTGTGCCGGTTTCGGCAACGACGCTGCAACGCCCCGCAACTGCGGGGCGTTTTGCTTTTGGGATGCGTCTTACGCCGATCGGCTGACTGTGTCCTGGCTCGATGTCCCTGCAATATCGCCCGGTGTCTGGTCGCGTCGCGCAACGGCAATGTTCGCGACGGCGCGTAACGAAGCTTCGCCTTGATGGTTGTCAATTGACAACCTCAATTGCGCTACCTACACTGGGTCTGTCGATGAGACGAACGCATCCGAAGAAAGAGGTCGAGGCCGCACTGGTCTGGGCCGAACAAAACGGCTGGCTCGTTCGGCCAGCCAAAGGCAGCGGCCATGCGTGGGGAAGGCTGTACTGCCCGTACAACGAAGCCGCGTGTCGTTGCGGAGAGTTCTGCATCATGAGTATCTGGAGCACGCCGCGCAATGCCGGTCATCACGCGTGGGTGCTCAAGCGCGTGGTCGAGAACTGCACCGCGCACCGTATCAACGCAGTGGCCGCTTCCCGGGCCGCTCCTAAGGCCGCTGAAGCGCCGGAGTAACGCATGGACTATGTATTCACTCTCAAATACCAGCTCGCGCCGGAAGATGCCGACCACGAGGCGCTCGTGGAGCGCCTGGCCGAAGCCGGCTGCGACGACGCCACGATCGGCGTGGGCGTGCCGGGGCGCATTGCGTTGACGTTCGCTCGCGAAGGCACGAGCGCCTGGGCCGCGGTGTATTCGGCGCTGCACGACGTGAAGCAGGCGGTGCCTACGGCGCAACTCGTGGAAGCCGCGCCCGACTTCGTCGGCCTGACCGACGCGGCGGATCTCACGGGTATGTCGCGCCAGAATCTGCGCAAGCTGATGCTCGGGCACGTGGCGGAGTTTCCTCAGCCGGTTCACGAGGGCAATCCGTCGCTCTGGCATTTGAGCGACATACTCGCATGGCTGAAAGGCCGCGACGGCTACAGCATCGACACGGCTTTGCTTGATATAGCGCGTACGGCGAAGCAGGTGAATCTCGCGAGAGGCGCGCGCGACATCGACGCGAAGATCAACGGCAAGCTCGAAGCGCTGCTCGCCTGATTCGCCGCAAGCAAAGCCGTGCCGGGAGGCACGTGGCCCATAAAAAAAGCGGAGACGAAGCTCCGCGCGTTGTGACTTTGTGACTGCGTGAATGAGATTGCGCCAGGGGCTAAGCCGGTTGCACGATGCCTTCGGCAGGTTCGGCGTGATAGCCGAGCGACTCGGAAATCGTGAGCGCCGTTTTGCTGAGCTGATTGAGCCATGAATCCTGCAAGCGGTCGGCGGGCGCGGAAAGCGAAAGACCTGCCACGAGCTTGCCGGTATCGTCGTAAATGCCGGCTGCGATGCAGCGCACGCCCAGTTCGAGTTCCTCGTTGTCGCGCGCGCAATATTGCTGGCGCACGTGCGCGAGTTCGCGTTCGAGGCGCGTGAGATCCGTAATGCTGTTGCGCGTATGGCCGGAAAGACCGGTTCGTGTGGCGTAGGCGCGCACGCGATTCGCTTCGTCGGCGGCGAGAAAGAGCTTGCCGACCGAAGTCAGATGCAGCGGTGCCCGGCCGCCAATGGCGCGTACCACCTGCATGCCCGAGCGCTCCGAATAAGCGCGCTCGATATATACGATCTCGTCGCCCTGGCGCACCGAAAGATTGACGGTTTGGCCGGTCAGGCGGTGGAGTTCGCGCATGGGCGTGAGCGCGGCATCGCGAACCGAAAGCCGTGCTTTGACGAGATTGCCGAGTTCGAGCAGGCGCATGCCGAGCCGGTAAGTGCCGGGGTCGGAGCGATCGACCAGGCGGCAACTCACCATGTCGTTGAGGATACGGTGCGCGGTGGAAGGGTGCAGTTCGGTGCGCTGCGCCAATTCCTTGAGGCTGACGGGGTCGCTGTGATCGGCGAGCGCGTCCAGCAGGCGCATCATGCGCTCGATCACCTGGATCGAGGTCTTCGGCTCTGGATGGATGTCGCTCATGGGTTCAGATTCGTTGGACGCGTGAGGCGGAAACCCATTGTATATCGTATTGTGAAAAAAGAAAGCGCTCGGTCGGGTCCCGGCGCTGCACTGCGGCATGACTGAAACGCGCGGTCGAGCCGGTCGAACGGGGCAGACCCGCGTTGGAGGTCACGGCGAAACAGCGGATAATCGGGCACGGTTTTTACAAGGAGTCCCCATGCGAGTCGGTTTGTTCGTCACGTGCCTGATCGACACGATGCGCCCCGAGATTGGCTTTTCGACGCTGAAGTTGCTCGAAGAGGCGGGCTATGACGTCGTCGTGCCGCCGGCCCAGACGTGCTGCGGGCAGCCGGCCTACAACTCCGGCGAGCGTCCGCTCGCGCGCGACCTGGCCGAAAAGACGCTGCGCGAATTCGAGCAATTCGACTACGTCGTGGTGCCGTCGGGGTCGTGCGGCGGCATGATTCGCGTGCACTACGGCGACCTGTTTCGCGACGACCCCGAACTCATGGCGCGTTACGGCAAGCTGCGCGAGCGTGTGTACGAGTTGACCGATTTCCTCGTGAACGTCGCGAAGGTCAGCTTGCCGGCCGGCGACTTCAACGGTCCGGTCACGTATCACGACTCGTGCTCGGGGCTGCGCGAACTCGGCGTGAAGGCGCAGCCGCGCGCGCTGCTTGCGCAACGCGGCATCGAAGTGCAGGAGATGAAGGACTGCGAGCATTGCTGCGGCTTTGGCGGCACGTTCGCGGTGAAGTACGGCGCGATCTCCACCGCCATCGCCGACGAGAAATGCGTGAACGTGCAGGCGAGCGGAACCGGCACCGTCGTGCTCGGCGACCTCGGCTGCATGCTGAATATCGAAGGCCGCCTGCGGCGCACCGGCGACACCGCCACGCGCGTCTTCCACATCGCGCAGGTGCTAGCGGGCGACGTCTGAACCGTCGCTGCGCCAATCGATACCCCTCGCACGAACCTGCCACGAACTCGCCCAACTCGCTCAAGCCATGCAAGTCCAATCGATGCAGTTCAAGGCGCGCGCCGGCCAGAAACTCGCCGACGAGCGTTTGCAGCACAACCTCAAGAAGCTCTCGACCAAGTTCGTTTCGGCGCGGGCCGAGGCCATTCACGCCATCGACTTTCCGGCCACGCGCGCGGCGCTCAAGGCGCGCCGCAATCGCGCGCTCGACAATCTCGACGTGTGGCTCGAGCAGTTCGAGACCGAGGCCACGCGGCGCGGCGTGACGGTGCTCTATGCCGAAAGCGCGCGCGACGCCGCGAAGCTCGTCGGTGACATCGCGCGCAAGCACGACGTGCGCAAGGTCATCAAGACCAAGTCGATGGTCTCCGAGGAGATGAAGCTCAATACCGTGCTCGCGGAAATGGGCGTGCAGTCGATCGAGACGGATCTGGGCGAATACATCCTCCAGATCAACGACAACGAGCCGCCGAGCCACATCATCGCGCCCGTCGTCCACAAGGACAAAGACGAGATCGCCGATCTGTTCGCGAAAACCCACGCCAAGCCGCGCCTGACCGAAATCCCCGACATGACGCGCGAGGCGCGCGAAGTCTTGCGGCCGCATTTCCTTTCGGCGGACATGGGCGTGACGGGCGGCAACTTCCTCGTCGCGGAAACGGGCTCGGTCGTGCTGGTCACGAACGAGGGCAACGAAGGCATGTGCACGGTCATGCCGCGCGTGCATGTGGCGGTCACCGGCATCGAAAAAGTGCTGCCCACGCTGGAGGATCTCGCCACGGCCATGCGTCTGTTGCCGCGATCGGCCACGGGGCAGGCTACGTCCAACTATTTTTCGATGCTGACCGGTCCGCGCGGCGCCGAGGATCAGGACGGCCCCGAGCATATGTACGTCGTGCTCGTGGATGGCGGACGCACCGGTCTGATCGGCGGCGAATTCCAGGACATGCTGCGCTGCATCCGGTGTGGCGCGTGCATGAATCACTGTCCCGTGTATCAGAAGGTCGGTGGCCACGCATACGGCTGGGTGTATCCGGGGCCGATGGGCTCGGTGCTCACGCCGAGTTACGTCGGGCTCGAAAAAACGCTCGACCTGCCGCAAGCGGCCACGCTCTGCGGCGAATGCAACAGCGTCTGCCCGGTCGGCATCCCGCTGTCCGACCTGCTGCGCAAGCTGCGCGAGAAGCAGGTGGAGCGCCATCTGCGGCCGTGGCGCGAACGTGCGGCGCTGGCGGCGTGGGGCTGGTTCGCGCTGCATCCCACCGCCTACGCCTTGTTGACCAAACTCGGCGTGCGCGTGCTCGAACGCATGGGGCGGCAGGGGCGCGTCATTCGCAAATTGCCGTTCGCGCGCGGCTGGACCGAAGGTCGCGACATGCCGGCGCCGGTTGGGCGCACGTTCCGCGAGTTGTATGCAGCGCGGCAAACTCACCTCGACGCCACCGCGCGTAACCGCGGGATGGGCTAGCGCCACGCTCGCGTCCAGGAAAATCCGCGCACTGTTTAATCTGAGACAACAGTGTGTTCGTTCAGGGCGGGTTTTTCCTGATTGCGACTCTCTATATCATTCTGACTGGCGATAGTGTGTCCATACACGTCGCTCTACAGTCGAGAGAGTCGCATCATGAAAAAGAAAATAACGGTGTACTGGCCGCTGGCGCTGATCGTGCCGCTCGCGGCAATCGCATGGGTGCATGCGTGGAATACGGCCGAGCAGCAAATGCCGCTCGCCGCCGATCAACTCACGGCCGAACTGGCCCGCGCGGTGTCGTACGGCCTTGTCGGCAGCGAAGGTCAAACGCCTGTCAAAGCGA
The Paraburkholderia acidisoli genome window above contains:
- a CDS encoding (Fe-S)-binding protein; translation: MRVGLFVTCLIDTMRPEIGFSTLKLLEEAGYDVVVPPAQTCCGQPAYNSGERPLARDLAEKTLREFEQFDYVVVPSGSCGGMIRVHYGDLFRDDPELMARYGKLRERVYELTDFLVNVAKVSLPAGDFNGPVTYHDSCSGLRELGVKAQPRALLAQRGIEVQEMKDCEHCCGFGGTFAVKYGAISTAIADEKCVNVQASGTGTVVLGDLGCMLNIEGRLRRTGDTATRVFHIAQVLAGDV
- the lpdA gene encoding dihydrolipoyl dehydrogenase; its protein translation is MSLVEVKVPDIGDFKDIDVIEVNIKPGDVIEKEQSLLSLESDKATMEVPSEVAGTVKEVKIKAGDKASQGTVVAIVEVSEGAAAPAPKAEAPEAAEAPKAVEAPKAAAPAPQAGSFSGNADVECDMLVLGAGPGGYSAAFRSADLGMKTVLVERYSTLGGVCLNVGCIPSKALLHTALVIDEAAALESHGISFGKPQIDLDKLRDFKSGVVKKLTGGLAGMAKARKVEVVTGVGSFLDPHHMEVAGENGKKIVKFKQAIIAAGSQAVKLPFMPEDPRVIDSTGALELRQLPQKMLVIGGGIIGLEMATVYSTLGAQIDVVEMLDGLMAGADRDLVKVWEKFNAKRFANVMLKTKTTKAEAKDDGIYVTFEGEKAPAEPQRYDLVLVAVGRSPNGKKIGADKAGVAVTDRGFIEVDKQLRTNVPHIFAIGDVVGQPMLAHKAVHEGHVAAEAAHGEKAYFDALQIPSVAYTDPEVAWAGKTEEQCKAEGIKYGKAVFPWAASGRAIANGRDEGFTKLIFDEETHRVIGGGIVGLNAGDLISEVCLAVEMGADATDIGKTIHPHPTLGESVGMAAELYEGVCTDLPPQKKK
- a CDS encoding phasin family protein translates to MSLLTPEQFAAAQKANLETLFGLTSKAFEGVEKLVELNLQAVRSNLAESQEHAQRALSVKDAQELLALQSSYAQPLTEKLLSYGRHVYEITSATQAEFAKVAEAHYEEQNRKVQSLVDNVAKNAPAGSETAVAVIKSAINAANTTYETVHKATKQAVEMAESNFNAATAAASKAAAQASRSAAASAAAAKKPV
- a CDS encoding helix-turn-helix transcriptional regulator — translated: MDYVFTLKYQLAPEDADHEALVERLAEAGCDDATIGVGVPGRIALTFAREGTSAWAAVYSALHDVKQAVPTAQLVEAAPDFVGLTDAADLTGMSRQNLRKLMLGHVAEFPQPVHEGNPSLWHLSDILAWLKGRDGYSIDTALLDIARTAKQVNLARGARDIDAKINGKLEALLA
- a CDS encoding IclR family transcriptional regulator, coding for MSDIHPEPKTSIQVIERMMRLLDALADHSDPVSLKELAQRTELHPSTAHRILNDMVSCRLVDRSDPGTYRLGMRLLELGNLVKARLSVRDAALTPMRELHRLTGQTVNLSVRQGDEIVYIERAYSERSGMQVVRAIGGRAPLHLTSVGKLFLAADEANRVRAYATRTGLSGHTRNSITDLTRLERELAHVRQQYCARDNEELELGVRCIAAGIYDDTGKLVAGLSLSAPADRLQDSWLNQLSKTALTISESLGYHAEPAEGIVQPA
- a CDS encoding lactate utilization protein B gives rise to the protein MQVQSMQFKARAGQKLADERLQHNLKKLSTKFVSARAEAIHAIDFPATRAALKARRNRALDNLDVWLEQFETEATRRGVTVLYAESARDAAKLVGDIARKHDVRKVIKTKSMVSEEMKLNTVLAEMGVQSIETDLGEYILQINDNEPPSHIIAPVVHKDKDEIADLFAKTHAKPRLTEIPDMTREAREVLRPHFLSADMGVTGGNFLVAETGSVVLVTNEGNEGMCTVMPRVHVAVTGIEKVLPTLEDLATAMRLLPRSATGQATSNYFSMLTGPRGAEDQDGPEHMYVVLVDGGRTGLIGGEFQDMLRCIRCGACMNHCPVYQKVGGHAYGWVYPGPMGSVLTPSYVGLEKTLDLPQAATLCGECNSVCPVGIPLSDLLRKLREKQVERHLRPWRERAALAAWGWFALHPTAYALLTKLGVRVLERMGRQGRVIRKLPFARGWTEGRDMPAPVGRTFRELYAARQTHLDATARNRGMG
- the pbpG gene encoding D-alanyl-D-alanine endopeptidase translates to MKFDKLLSFKLMPTSVVSTALSVAVSVAISATFVVPEGAFAASQTATAKTAKAKKATKKVAKASASEAKAARKGAARTVAAKDDDARPVAKKHRVSYTMNGRHHTAVRRVAFEPRQPTVGQAFGLHETPDTLMLRSGVAYVVDQNSLEPLFDKNSRAVVPIASISKLMTAMVVLDSKEPLTEQIEVTDEDRDYEKNTGSRLSVGSVLSREDMLHIALMASENRAAAALSRYYPGGRPAFIAAMNAKAKQLGMTDTHFENSTGLTSHNVSSARDLVKMVNAAYQYPMIRQFSTDHSYDVYTGKRNLAYNSTNALIRNPSWDIGLQKTGFINEAGECLVMQTTIHNRPVIMVLLDSSGKYSRFADATRVRTWLDNGGADQQPRITSADAGGAGT